CGGTACATGCGGGACCCGATCACGATCTCGGTGACGCCCCAGCAGCTCACCGTCCCGCAGATCGACCAGTACTTCTGCGAGGTGCGGCCGTCGTTCAAGACCGAGGCGCTCACCCGCATCCTGGACATCGAGAACGTGGAGCGGGGGATCTGCTTCTGCCGCACCAAGAAGGGCGTCGACGAGCTGGTGGAGGCTCTGCAGGCCCGGGGCTACCAGGCCGAGGGCATCCACGGCGACATGAACCAGGCGCAGCGCAACCGCGTGATGAGCCGGTTCAAGGAGGGCTATATCGAGCTGCTGGTCGCGACGGACGTCGCCGCCCGCGGGCTGGACATCTCCGACGTGACCCACGTCTTCAACTACGACATCCCGCAGGACCCGGAGAGCTACGTGCACCGCATCGGCCGCACCGGGCGCGCCGGGCGCACCGGGACCGCCATCACGCTGGTGACGCCCCGGGAGTTCCCGCAGCTCCGGCTGATCGAGCGGGTGATCAAGGCCCGGCTGCAGCGCCGGCCCGTGCCGACCCTGAGCGACGTGGCGGAGAAGCAGCGGGAGCAGCTGAAGGAGCGGCTGATCAAGATCCTCGAGGAGGATAAGCTCGGCGAGTTCAGGGAGCTGGCCGAGGACCTCCTGGCCGAGTACGACCCCAGCGACCTGGTGGCCGCCGCCCTGAAGCTGGTCTCGGGCGAGGGCAAGCCCGCCCAGCAGGCGCAGATGGAGTTCGGCGACACCGGCGCCGAGGCGGGGATGGTCCGCTTATTCCTGAACGTCGGCCGCGCTCAGGCGATCCAGCCGGCGGACATCGTGCGGACCATCGCGCAGGAGGCCAACATTCCGGGCTCGTCCATCGGCATCATCAACATCTATGACCGGTTCACGTTCGTGGAGGTGCCCAAGGAGGTCGCCGCCCAGGTGATGCAGGCGATGCAGGGCGCCACGATCCGCGGGTACCAGGTCAACATGGAGCCCGCAAAGCCGCGCTAGAGCCGGCAGGGCCGCCCGGGCGGTCCGCCGGCCGGGGAAGGGCGAAGCAGCGGCGGCCCCTGACCGTTTTTGGACGGTCGGGGGCCGCTTTGTCCCTGTTCGGCGGCACCGCAGCC
The nucleotide sequence above comes from Symbiobacterium thermophilum IAM 14863. Encoded proteins:
- a CDS encoding DEAD/DEAH box helicase, with product MTETKLTFRDLALSEKVLKALDDMGFEEPSPIQAQAIPALLQGKDVIGQAQTGTGKTAAFGVPIVERLVPGQRAVQALVLTPTRELAIQVAEEITKIGRHARVKTIAIYGGQSIERQIRSLRFGVDVVIGTPGRILDHLGRSTLDLSQVRMVVLDEADEMLDMGFIEDIEKILQNTPAERQTLLFSATMPPEIRRLAGRYMRDPITISVTPQQLTVPQIDQYFCEVRPSFKTEALTRILDIENVERGICFCRTKKGVDELVEALQARGYQAEGIHGDMNQAQRNRVMSRFKEGYIELLVATDVAARGLDISDVTHVFNYDIPQDPESYVHRIGRTGRAGRTGTAITLVTPREFPQLRLIERVIKARLQRRPVPTLSDVAEKQREQLKERLIKILEEDKLGEFRELAEDLLAEYDPSDLVAAALKLVSGEGKPAQQAQMEFGDTGAEAGMVRLFLNVGRAQAIQPADIVRTIAQEANIPGSSIGIINIYDRFTFVEVPKEVAAQVMQAMQGATIRGYQVNMEPAKPR